The DNA region CGGTCCGCTTTCGCGGCCGTTGGTATAAGATCGGTGATCATTTCTGCGGAAGACGCTCCAAATCGGTAACGCCGTGACTCAGCAGCCCCGCGACACCCCGCAGTTCTATCTCACGGCGCCCACCGCCTGCCCGTATCTGCCCGGCAAGGAGGAGCGCAAGGTCTTCACCCACCTCGTCGGCGAGCGCGCGGCCGCGCTCAACGACATGCTGACGCATGGCGGGTTCCGCCGCTCGCAATCCATCGCCTACCGGCCGGCCTGCGAGCATTGCCGGGCCTGCGTGTCGGTGCGGGTGGTGGTGGAGGGGTTCGTGCCCTCGGCGAGCCAGCGGCGCATCAGCCGGCGCAACGAGGACGTGATCGGCGACGTGCGGGCGTCGGTGCCGACGGCCGAGCAGTATTCGCTGTTCCGCACCTATCTCGACGCCCGCCACGCCAATGGCGGCATGGCCGACATGAGCGTGCTCGACTACGCCATGATGATCGAGGACAGCCACGTTCGCACGCGGCTGATCGAATATCGCCGACGCGGCCCGGACACCGCCATCCACGGCCGCGGCACCGGCCGCCTGCTCGGCGTGTGCCTCACTGACGTGCTCTCGGACGGCCTGTCGATGGTCTATTCCTTCTACGACCCGACCGAGACCAGCCGTTCGCTCGGCAGCTTCATCATCCTCGACCACATCGCCAAGGCGCGCGCGCTGGGTCTGCCCTACGTCTATCTCGGCTATTGGGTCGAGGGCTCGCGCAAGATGGACTACAAGCGCCGCTTCCTGCCGCAGCAGCGGCTCGGCCCCGAGGGCTGGGAGCCGGCGGAAGGGGCGGTGAAGGACGCCGAGGTATGACACCAACGGTGGCGGCAGCCGACCGTTGATTCCGATTGCAGATTTTCGCGAAATCTCTGGTTTCCCAAAGAAAATCCGCGAGAGTCGACGGCCCCACGCGTCAGCGTCTGGGGCCGTTGGCATGACAAGATCTCATTTCGCCGGTGCCCCGGCCGGGCGGACCGAAGGGGTCCGGCTCGGCCTGAGAGTCAGGGCGAGGCCGAGTGCAATGATCGCCGCTCCGGCGAAATCGGTCGGCCGCAACGCCGTGCCCAGCACCAAGTGTGACAGCACCACGCCGGAGACCGGGTTGAGCAGATGGCAGGCCGAGGCCTTGGCGGCGCCGCGGCTCCGGATCAGCAGCAGCCACAGCGCCATGCCGCCGATCGTTGCCACCGCCGCCAGATAAAGCAGGGCCAGCACGGTTGGCATCGCCGGGACCGGCCATGGGCCGCCCCACGCCAGCGCCACCGGCGCCAGCACCACGGCGCCGGTGACCGACTGCCAGAAGTTGACCGGCAGGATGGCCAGCCCGTGAGCCCGCCCGCGAAACAGCACCGTGCCGGCGGCGAAGGCTAGGGTTCCGCAGGCGGCCAGCGCCAAGCCAAGCGGATCGGGCGGCGCGCTGCCCGGCGAGGCCACGCCGCACATCACCACCACGCCGGTGAAGCCGAGCATAATCCCCGCCAGCCTGGCGATCTCGATCCGCTCCAGCCCGGCGAGGGCGGCGAACAGCGTGGTCAGGAACGGCGTGCAACTCACTATCACCACAACAATTTCCGGTCGCAGGGTCCGCAGCGCCGAGAAGGTCAGCCCGAGATACACCGCGTTGTTGAGAAGGCCGAGCAGGACGCCCCAGCGGACCGTTTGACGGTCAAGCAGCGCGGCGCCCTGCCACCGAACAGCGGCAGCATCAACGCGGCGCTGAGGCAGAACCGGCCGGCCAGCACCGTGAAGGGATCGAGTTCGACCATCGCCACCTTTCCGGCGACGAAGGCGGAACTCCAGATCAGGCTGAACAGGACGGCGACGGCGTAGAACTGCGGCTAGGTCATGCGATGCACCTTTGCGGCATCGTCCCAAGGCGCCGGCTGTCTGGAAAATGAATTATTGCTGCTTCATAATAAGGTAGATTGATAATGCAATGACAAGGGGAGCCCGGCATGGCCCTGCGCACTGTGGCCTCACGCAACACCGGCAAGCTGGACGCCCCTCTGGCGGCGCAGCGGGACGTCCGGCCGGTGACGCTGGAACAGCTTCGCGCCTTCGTCGGGGTCGCCGAGGACGGCGGGTTCCAGCGCGCCAGCTTGACCCTGCACCGCAGCCAGTCCGCCATCACCCAGAGCATCCGCAAGCTGGAGGACATCCTCGATTGCCGGCTGCTGGAGCGGCGTCAGGGCCATGTCGGCGGCCTCACCGCCGCGGGGGAGCGTTTCCTGCCGGCGGCGCAAGACGTCCTGGCGCGGCTGTCGGAGGCGGTGGCGGCTGTGCAGCGGCCGGAATTGGCCGGCCGCATCGCGCTCGGAGTGCCGGATGATTTCCGCGTCGCCGATATCCACGGCGCGATCTCGCGCTGCCTCAGCGTCAATCGCGGCCTGAGGGTTGAGATCACCTCGACATTGTCGTCGAAGATCGCCCGGCTGCTCGACAGCGGCCGGCTCGACCTAGGCATCCTGAGGACCACGGCGCCGCAAGCCGCCGCCGCCCGCCTTCCGGGCGAGCGGGTTCTGCGGATCGAGACACTGCACTGGGTGAGCCGGTCGCAGATTGCCGCGGACGCCCTGGCCGAGGTGCCGCTGGTGGTGTTTCCGGAGGGCTGCGCCTATCGTACCGCGGCGCTCGATGCATTGGGCCGCGCTGGGCGCACGGCCTATTTCGCCTATGTCAGCGCCTGTGACGAGAATGTTCTGGGCGCGATTTCGGCCGGTCTCGGCGTCGGCATTCTGCCGCGCAGCGCCATTGCCCCGGACCATGTGGTGCTCGGTGCCGCCGACGGCTTTCCCGATTTGCCGCCGGTCCGGCTCAGCCTGATCGTGCGGTCGAAGGGCGCGCTGTTCGAGCACTTCGCCGACGTGCTTGAGGCCGCCGCCGACGTGTTCGACCCGGCGGACGGCACCGCTCTCACTCCGCGGCAATACGGCGCGGAGTAGCCTCGGCCGGGTGCAGCGGCTCGCGCTTGCGGCGCTGGAACAGCCGGTCGAACGCCAGGAACACCACCGGCGTGATGTAGAGCGTGAGAAGCTGCGACAGGCACAGGCCGCCGACCACGGCGATGCCGAGCGGCTGGCGCAGCTCGGCGCCGGCGCCGACGCCGAGCGCGATCGGCAGCGTGCCGAACACGGCGGCGAACGTCGTCATCATGATCGGCCGGAAGCGCAGCGCCGCCGCCTCGACGATCGCGGCCTCGGCCGTGGCGCCGGCCTGCTGGCGGGCATTGGCGAAGTCCACCATCATGATGGCGTTCTTCTTGACGATGCCGATCAGCATCACGAGGCCGATCATCGCGATGACGGAAAGATCCATGCCGGCGAACGAGAGCGCGATCAGCGCGCCGATGCCGGCGGTCGGCAGGCCCGACAGGATGGTCAGCGGGTGGATGAAGCTCTCGTAGAGGATGCCGAGCACGATGTAGATGACGATGACCGCGGCGAACAGCAGCAGGCCCTGATTGGCCAGCGCGTCCTGGAACAGCTGCGCCGTGCCCTGGAAGCTGGTCGAGATCGTCGCCGGCATGCCGATCTCGCGCGTCGCCTGCTCGATGCGCGACACCGCCTCGCCGAGCGAGACGCCGGGTGCGAGGTTGAACGAGATGGTCACCGCCGGCAGCTGCGCCAGATGCTGCACGGTGAGCGTGGTCGGCTGCTGCTCCAGCCGCGCCACCGTGTCGAGCGGGATCACCGCGCCGGTGGCGGTGCGCACGGTGAGGCGGCGCAGCAGCTCGGCCGGGTCGGTGGTGAATTTGGGATCGGCCTCCAGGATCACCTGATAGGTGTCGTCGGGGGCGTAGATGGTCGACACCTGCCGCGAGCCGTAGGCCGAATAGAACAGGCTGCGGATCTGTTCGACATTGAGGCCGAGGCGGGCGGCGAGGTCGCGATCGATGTCGATATAGCCGGCGCGCGCGGTGATCTGCAGGTCGGAATTGATGTCGAGCAGGCCGGGGATCCGCCGCATGCGGCTTTCGATCTGCGGCGCGTAGGTGCGCAGCGCGGCGAGGTCGGTCGATTGCAGCGTGTACTGGTACTGGCTGCGCGAGGACACCGCGCCGACCGAGATCGACTGCACCGGCTGGAAGAAGGCATTGATGCCCGGCACCTCGGCCGCCGCGCGCCGCAGGCGGCTGATCACCTGCTGCATGTCGGCGGTGCGTTCGGGCCGGTCGCGCAGGCCGATGAACAGGCGCCCCGCATTCTGGGTGTTGGCGCCGGGGCCGGAGCCGACGGTGGACATCACCGAGACAACGTCGGGATCCTTGGCGATGATCTCGGCCACCACCTTCTGGCGCGCCACCATGGCCTCGAACGAGGCATCGTCCGGCCCCACCGTCGAGCCGAAGATCAGGCCGTTGTCCTCGCTGGGGAAGAAGCCCTTGGGGATGTCGCGGTAGAGCTGGAAGGTGAGCGCGAAGGTGGCGAGCGTGATCGCCAGCATCACCCGCTGATGGGCGAGCACCTTCTGCAGCGACCACGCATAGGCGGCGGCCATGGCATCGAAGCCGCGCTCGAAGCCCCGCAGCAGGACATTGGGCTTGGGCTCCTCGATCTGCGGCCTGAGCAGGCGCGAGCACAGCATCGGCGTCAGCGTCAGCGACACGATGCCGGAGATGATGATCGACATCGAGATGACGAGGCCGAACTCGTTGAACATGCGCCCGACCACCCCGCCCATGAACAGCACGGGGATGAACACCGCCACCAGCGACACCGTCATCGAGATGATGGTGAAGCCGACCTCGCGCGAGCCCTTCAGCGCCGCCTCGTAGGGCTTCTCGCCCTTCTCGACGTGGCGCATGATGTTTTCGAGCATGACGATGGCGTCGTCGACCACGAAGCCCACCGACAATGTCAGCGCCAGCAGCGAGATGTTGTTGATCGAATGGCCGAGCAGGTACATGCCGGCGAAGGTGCCGATCAGCGAGATCGGCAGCGCGATGGCCGGGATCAGCGTCGCCCGGGCGCTGCGCAGGAAGAAGTAGATGACGATGATCACCAGCACGATGGCGATGCCGAGGGTGATCTCGACATCCTCGATGGCATGGCGGATCGGCTTGGAGCGATCCATCATCACGTCGATATTGACGCCGGCCGGCAGCCCGGCGCGGATGCTCGGCAGCAGGGCCTGGATGCGGTCCACCACCTCGACGGTGTTGGCGTCGGGCTGGCGCTGCACGGCCAGCACGATGCCGCGCTGGCCGTTGAACCAGCTCGCGATCTTGTCGTTCTCGATCGAGTCGACGGCGACCCCGATGTCCTCCACCCGCACCGGCGCGCCGTTCTGCCAGGCCACCACCACCGGCATGTAGTCGGCAGCGCGCATCAGCGGTCCGGTGGCGTCCAGGATGATGTTGCGGCTGCCCTGATTGACCGAGCCGACCGGCGTCGAGGAATTGGCGTTGGCCAGCGCCGTCTGGATCTCGGCGAGGCTCAGGCCGCGGGCGGCAAGCTGGTCGAGATCGGCGCGCACCCGGACGGCATATTTCTGGCTGCCGAAGATCATCACCTGGGCGACGCCGGGGAGGGTGGAGAGCCTGGGGACGATGGCCGACTGGGCGAAGGCGTCGATGTCCGACAGCCGCGCCTGATCGGACGACAGCGCCAGGAACAGAACCGGCTGATCGGCCGGGTTCACTTTTCGGAAGCTCGGCGGCGTCGTCATGTCGGCGGGCAGCCGCCGCTGGGCGGTCGAGATCGCCGACTGCACGTCGAGCGCCGCGCCGTCGATGTTCCGGGAGAGATCGAACTGCAGGACGATCGAGGTCTGGCCCAGCGTCGAGGTCGAGGCCATCGAGGTGACGCCGGCGATCGTCGAGAACTGGCGCTCCAGGATCGAGGCGACCGAGGCCGCCATGGTCTCGGGGCTGGCGCCCGGAAGCTGCGCCGACACCTGGATGGTGGGGAAGTCGACGCGCGGCACCGCCGCCACCGGAAGCTGACGGTAGGCGAACAGGCCGGCCACCACGAAGGAGACCATCAGCAGGATAGTCATCACCGGGCGGCGGATGCAGAGCGCGGACAGCATCGGTCAGCTTCCGTTGGCCAGCGCCGGGGCAGGGCGGCGGGCGCGGGCGGGATCGCGCGACACGGCAGCGCCGTTCACCAGCCGAAGCTGGCCGTCGGTCACCACGTCCTCGCCGATTTCGAGGCCGGAGGCGACCACGGTGAAATTGCTCTGCGTGCGTGTCACTGCGATGCGGCGCAGCTGCGCGGTGTCGTCCTTGATCACGAACACGAACGGCCCGTTCTGGCCGATCTGCACCGCGGCCGAGGGCACCACGGTGGCACCGGGCTCCTCGCCCAGGATGACCGTCACCGTGACGAAGGCGCCCGGCCACAGCCGCTCCTCGGCATTGGGCATCGACGCCTTCACCCCCACCGTGCCGGTGGCGAGATCGACGGCGTTCTCGACGAAGGCGACGGTGCCGCGCACCGGCCCCGCGGGCGTCTTGGCCTCCACCGCCACCGGACCTTCGGCCATCGCCCGGCGCAGCGGCGCCAGCGCCGACTGCGGAATCGAGAAGGCGACATAGATCGGGTCGAACTGGTTGATGGTGGCGATGACGCCGGAATCGGCGGCACGAATCACGGTGCCGGCCTTGGCGGTGATCGACCCGATGCGGCCGGCCAGGGGGGCGCGGATGCGGGTGAAGCTGAGCGAGGTGACGAGGCTGTCGCGCTGGGCGCGGCCGGCGGCGAGCTGGGCCTCGTTGACGCGGACCAGGGTGGCGGCGACATCGCGCTGCACCTGGGTGGCGATCTTGCGGCGCAGCAGATCCTCGGCACGGTCGAGGTCGCGCTTGGCCTGCTCAAGCTGGGCCGTGTCCTTTTCGATCTGGGCCTCGACCTGGGAAAGCTGGGCCTGCAGCGCGCGGTCGTCGAGCGTGAACAGCAGGTCGCCGGCCTTCACCACCGCGCCCTCGGCGACATGAACCTCGGTGATCTCGCTGTCGATGCGCGGGCGGATGGCGATGGAGGCGACCGGCTGCACGGTGCCGACGGCGTCCAGCGTCACCGGCATGGTGCGCCGCTCCACCTTCTCGGTGACCACCGGCACGGCGGCGCGGGCGGGGGCGCGCGGGGCGGCACTCTGGCTGGGGATGAGGGCGGACAGGCCCGGCACCTGCGCCGCGATCGGCCTGAGAGTGGGCCAGAACCACCAGCCGAGCCCGGCGAGCACAATGAGGGTGGCGATCGAGAAGGAGCGCGTGCGCGGCATGTCCGTTCCGGTTCCGTTGGGGCGCCGACGCCGTGCCGACCGGCGACAAATAAAATTGGCGGGTGCCCGGCATGTTGTGTCCCGACATGGCACGTGGGGACACAACAGGCCGTGTGCAACAACCGCCGGCACAATGTGTAACCCGGTTGTTCGGCCCAGCCACGTTAATTATCGGCAAAGGTGGCGAGGGTGCGGACTGTCCGCGCCGCCGCCTGTTCAAACAATTGCGAGCGGCCGGCAGTCGAAACCGGGTGCAGGTGCGAAGAGAGGCGGGGAACCGGTCAGCGGAACCGGGACGCGCCCGGATCGCGGCCGCGGAACAGCACGCGCAGGATCAGCACGCGCCCCGGCTCGACCAGGAACGCGATGGTGGCGGCATCGAGCCGAGGCAGTTGTCGTGATGCCGAAGGCCGCAAGACGTGACTCGTCATGCCCGCGCTTGTCGCGGGCATCCACGTCTTGAAAACCTATTTGAAAACAAAGACGTGGATGGCCGGGACAAGCCCGGCCATGACGGCGGCGGGCTTGTGCCAGACGCCGCAGGCGCAAGTCACGCCGAAAGAGATCGCGTTTCGGCTCGATCTCTCTCGGCCCAGGCGATTCAAATCCGTGAACGCCGTAGCTCTTGCGGGAGAGGGTGGCGAGCGATCGTCAGATCGCGAGGCGGGTGAGGGGTGATATCGAGCCAGCTTGTGAAGATACCCCTCACCCGGCTCAACCTCGTCATACTCGGTCTCGCCACCCTCTCCCGCAAGGGGAGAGGGAAGAGGAAGGCCGGCCTGTGGGCCGGAAACCGCATCACTCGAACTTGTTCGACTTCGGGAAGCCCTTCGGGGGCAGGCGGCCGGAATCGGAGCGGGTGCCGATCCATTCGCGCAGGTCGCGCTTGTCGACCGTGAAATTGCGCTCGGCCGAATCGGTCCAGGACAGGCCGTCCTCGAGCGCGAAGCATTTGGCATCGGCGAGGCCACCATCGCGGAAACGCTGCAGCCGCACGCCCTTGCCGCGCGGCATCTCCGGTACCTGGTTGAGCGGGAATACCAGGAGGCGCCGGTTGTCGCCGATGGTGGCGACGTGGTCGCCCTCGACCGGCTTCACCAGCCGCGCCTCGTCCGGCGCATCGACGACCAGCACCTGCTTGCCCTTGCGGGTGGTGGCGAGGCAGTCGTCCTCGGCCACCACGAAGCCCTTGGCCTCGCGGCTCGCCACCAAGAGCTTGCGCCCGCCCTCATGGATGAAGGCATCGACCACGTCGTCGGCCTGCTCCATGTCGAGGAACAGGCGGATCGGCTCGCCATGGCCGCGCCCGCCGGGCAGCTTGGCGGCATCCAGCGTGTAGAACCGGCCATTGGTGGCGAACACCATGATCTTCGACGTGGTCTCGGCGTAGAAGGCGAGCTTCAGCCGGTCGTCGGTCTTGAAGGTGAGGCCCGAGACGTCCTCCTGGTGACCTTTCAGCGCGCGGATCCAGCCCTTCTCCGACAGGATGACGGTGATCGGCTCGCGCTCGACCAGCGCCTCCTGCACCGCCTCCTCGTCATGCTCGGGCGCGGTGCCGAACACGGTGCGGCGCCGGCCGAGCTTCGATTTGGGATCGTAGCTCTCGCGCACCTTGGCGATCTCGCCCGAGATCGCGCGCCACTGCAGCGTCTCGGAGTTCAAGAGGCGCTCGAGGCTCGCCTTCTCCTGGGTCAGCGCGTCGTGCTCGCGCTTGATCTCGATCTCCTCCAGCTTGCGCAGACTGCGCAGCCGCATGTCGAGAATGGCGGTGGCCTGCACGTCGGTGAGCTTGAAGACTCTGATCAGCTCGGCCTTGGGATCATCGTGATTGCGGATGATCCGGATCACCTTGTCGATGTTGAGATAGGCGACAAGATAGCCGCCCAGCACTTCCAGCCGGTGCGCGATCTCAGCAAGGCGGTGCTGCGAGCGGCGGGTGAGCACGACGCGGCGATGGTCGAGCCATTCGCGCAGCAGGTCGGCGAGGCCCACCACCTTCGGCACCTGGCCGCCGACCAGCACGTTCATGTTGAGCGGGAAGCGGCTTTCAAGCTCGGTGAGCTTGAACAGGCTTTCCATCAGCAGCGACGGCTCGACATTGCGGCTCTTGGGCTCGAGAACGATGCGGATGTCCTCGGTCGACTCGTCGCGCACGTCGGCCAGCAGCGGCAGCTTCTTGGCTTCCAGCAGCTCGGCGATCTTCTCGATCAGGCGCGATTTGGCCACCTGATAGGGAATCTCGGTGACGATGACGGTCCAGGCGCCGCGCGCGCCCTCCTCGGTTTCCCATCTGGCGCGGACGCGGAAGCCGCCACGGCCGGTCTCATAGGCCTCGCGGATCGCGGCCTTGTCATAGACGATGATGCCGCCGGTGGGGAAATCCGGACCCTTGACGATCTTGAGCAGGTCGAGCGTCGTCGCCTGCGGGTTGTCGATCAGATGCGCCGCGGCATCGAGCAGCTCGGCCATGTTGTGCGGTGGGATCGAGGTCGCCATGCCGACTGCGATGCCGGCCGAGCCGTTGGCGAGGAGATGCGGCACAGCGGCCGGCAGCACCACCGGCTCGGATTCCGAGCCGTCATAGGTGGGGCGGAAATCGACGGTGTCGTCGTCGAGCCCGTCGAGCAAGAGGCGCGCGGTCTCGGTTAGGCGCGCCTCGGTGTAACGCATGGCGGCGGCGCTATCGCCGTCGACATTGCCGAAATTGCCTTGTCCGTCGACCAGCGGGTAGCGCTGGGCGAAATCCTGGGCGAGGCGCACCAGCGCGTCATAGACCGACTGGTCGCCGTGCGGGTGGAACTTGCCGATGACGTCGCCGACCACGCGGGCGCTCTTCTTGAACGCCGCGCCCGGGTCGAGCCGCAGCGCCCGCATGGCATAGAGCACGCGGCGGTGGACCGGCTTCAGGCCGTCGCGCGCGTCGGGCAGCGCGCGGTGCATGATGGTGGAGAGCGCATAGGCGAGGTAGCGCTCCTCGAGCGCGCTCTTGAGGTCGATCGGCTCGATATTGCCGCCCGCCCCCTCGCCATCCCCCGACGGCGGCAGAATCCGTTTTCCCATGGCTCAACGGGTACAGGAGGGGAACGGAGGCGGCAAGGGCGGGGGGGGGGGAAGTGTGAGGACAACTATCAACTTAAGATTTTTTACTACTTGTGGAAACCCCTTTTTATTGCGCCAAATTCGGGCAACTCCTTCGGAGTCGGATATCGAGACCAAAAATTTTGCACCATGAAACACGCAAGTCCCGACCAATCAATGTCCTGGTTCGCTAGAAAAGAGAATTGGACGCCTCAGAGTGATGATGCGCGCACTGCTGGGGATGTAGATTACGCAAGGGTGATACACTCAGCATCATTTCGTCGCCTTCAAGGAAAGACACAGATTCTGAACCTTGGAGATAGTGATTTCTACAGGACTCGCCTTACACATTCCTTAGAAGTGGCGCAAATATCTGGTGGAATCGCTGCTCATTTCAAAAAAAATTTCGCGGAACATCCGGCATCAAAATTCTTTCCCGACCGCAGTATGATTCACGCAATTGGATGCATTCATGATCTCGGTCACCCACCGTTCGGTCATGGTGGAGAAGTCGCGTTAAATTACTGCATGCGGGAGAACGGCGGCTTTGAAGGGAATGGCCAAACTTTGCG from Blastochloris tepida includes:
- a CDS encoding arginyltransferase — encoded protein: MTQQPRDTPQFYLTAPTACPYLPGKEERKVFTHLVGERAAALNDMLTHGGFRRSQSIAYRPACEHCRACVSVRVVVEGFVPSASQRRISRRNEDVIGDVRASVPTAEQYSLFRTYLDARHANGGMADMSVLDYAMMIEDSHVRTRLIEYRRRGPDTAIHGRGTGRLLGVCLTDVLSDGLSMVYSFYDPTETSRSLGSFIILDHIAKARALGLPYVYLGYWVEGSRKMDYKRRFLPQQRLGPEGWEPAEGAVKDAEV
- a CDS encoding DMT family transporter yields the protein MLGFTGVVVMCGVASPGSAPPDPLGLALAACGTLAFAAGTVLFRGRAHGLAILPVNFWQSVTGAVVLAPVALAWGGPWPVPAMPTVLALLYLAAVATIGGMALWLLLIRSRGAAKASACHLLNPVSGVVLSHLVLGTALRPTDFAGAAIIALGLALTLRPSRTPSVRPAGAPAK
- a CDS encoding LysR family transcriptional regulator, which encodes MALRTVASRNTGKLDAPLAAQRDVRPVTLEQLRAFVGVAEDGGFQRASLTLHRSQSAITQSIRKLEDILDCRLLERRQGHVGGLTAAGERFLPAAQDVLARLSEAVAAVQRPELAGRIALGVPDDFRVADIHGAISRCLSVNRGLRVEITSTLSSKIARLLDSGRLDLGILRTTAPQAAAARLPGERVLRIETLHWVSRSQIAADALAEVPLVVFPEGCAYRTAALDALGRAGRTAYFAYVSACDENVLGAISAGLGVGILPRSAIAPDHVVLGAADGFPDLPPVRLSLIVRSKGALFEHFADVLEAAADVFDPADGTALTPRQYGAE
- a CDS encoding efflux RND transporter permease subunit; the protein is MLSALCIRRPVMTILLMVSFVVAGLFAYRQLPVAAVPRVDFPTIQVSAQLPGASPETMAASVASILERQFSTIAGVTSMASTSTLGQTSIVLQFDLSRNIDGAALDVQSAISTAQRRLPADMTTPPSFRKVNPADQPVLFLALSSDQARLSDIDAFAQSAIVPRLSTLPGVAQVMIFGSQKYAVRVRADLDQLAARGLSLAEIQTALANANSSTPVGSVNQGSRNIILDATGPLMRAADYMPVVVAWQNGAPVRVEDIGVAVDSIENDKIASWFNGQRGIVLAVQRQPDANTVEVVDRIQALLPSIRAGLPAGVNIDVMMDRSKPIRHAIEDVEITLGIAIVLVIIVIYFFLRSARATLIPAIALPISLIGTFAGMYLLGHSINNISLLALTLSVGFVVDDAIVMLENIMRHVEKGEKPYEAALKGSREVGFTIISMTVSLVAVFIPVLFMGGVVGRMFNEFGLVISMSIIISGIVSLTLTPMLCSRLLRPQIEEPKPNVLLRGFERGFDAMAAAYAWSLQKVLAHQRVMLAITLATFALTFQLYRDIPKGFFPSEDNGLIFGSTVGPDDASFEAMVARQKVVAEIIAKDPDVVSVMSTVGSGPGANTQNAGRLFIGLRDRPERTADMQQVISRLRRAAAEVPGINAFFQPVQSISVGAVSSRSQYQYTLQSTDLAALRTYAPQIESRMRRIPGLLDINSDLQITARAGYIDIDRDLAARLGLNVEQIRSLFYSAYGSRQVSTIYAPDDTYQVILEADPKFTTDPAELLRRLTVRTATGAVIPLDTVARLEQQPTTLTVQHLAQLPAVTISFNLAPGVSLGEAVSRIEQATREIGMPATISTSFQGTAQLFQDALANQGLLLFAAVIVIYIVLGILYESFIHPLTILSGLPTAGIGALIALSFAGMDLSVIAMIGLVMLIGIVKKNAIMMVDFANARQQAGATAEAAIVEAAALRFRPIMMTTFAAVFGTLPIALGVGAGAELRQPLGIAVVGGLCLSQLLTLYITPVVFLAFDRLFQRRKREPLHPAEATPRRIAAE
- a CDS encoding efflux RND transporter periplasmic adaptor subunit, producing MPRTRSFSIATLIVLAGLGWWFWPTLRPIAAQVPGLSALIPSQSAAPRAPARAAVPVVTEKVERRTMPVTLDAVGTVQPVASIAIRPRIDSEITEVHVAEGAVVKAGDLLFTLDDRALQAQLSQVEAQIEKDTAQLEQAKRDLDRAEDLLRRKIATQVQRDVAATLVRVNEAQLAAGRAQRDSLVTSLSFTRIRAPLAGRIGSITAKAGTVIRAADSGVIATINQFDPIYVAFSIPQSALAPLRRAMAEGPVAVEAKTPAGPVRGTVAFVENAVDLATGTVGVKASMPNAEERLWPGAFVTVTVILGEEPGATVVPSAAVQIGQNGPFVFVIKDDTAQLRRIAVTRTQSNFTVVASGLEIGEDVVTDGQLRLVNGAAVSRDPARARRPAPALANGS
- the parC gene encoding DNA topoisomerase IV subunit A, which translates into the protein MGKRILPPSGDGEGAGGNIEPIDLKSALEERYLAYALSTIMHRALPDARDGLKPVHRRVLYAMRALRLDPGAAFKKSARVVGDVIGKFHPHGDQSVYDALVRLAQDFAQRYPLVDGQGNFGNVDGDSAAAMRYTEARLTETARLLLDGLDDDTVDFRPTYDGSESEPVVLPAAVPHLLANGSAGIAVGMATSIPPHNMAELLDAAAHLIDNPQATTLDLLKIVKGPDFPTGGIIVYDKAAIREAYETGRGGFRVRARWETEEGARGAWTVIVTEIPYQVAKSRLIEKIAELLEAKKLPLLADVRDESTEDIRIVLEPKSRNVEPSLLMESLFKLTELESRFPLNMNVLVGGQVPKVVGLADLLREWLDHRRVVLTRRSQHRLAEIAHRLEVLGGYLVAYLNIDKVIRIIRNHDDPKAELIRVFKLTDVQATAILDMRLRSLRKLEEIEIKREHDALTQEKASLERLLNSETLQWRAISGEIAKVRESYDPKSKLGRRRTVFGTAPEHDEEAVQEALVEREPITVILSEKGWIRALKGHQEDVSGLTFKTDDRLKLAFYAETTSKIMVFATNGRFYTLDAAKLPGGRGHGEPIRLFLDMEQADDVVDAFIHEGGRKLLVASREAKGFVVAEDDCLATTRKGKQVLVVDAPDEARLVKPVEGDHVATIGDNRRLLVFPLNQVPEMPRGKGVRLQRFRDGGLADAKCFALEDGLSWTDSAERNFTVDKRDLREWIGTRSDSGRLPPKGFPKSNKFE